The Flavobacteriales bacterium genome contains a region encoding:
- a CDS encoding DUF561 domain-containing protein: MNNTITQLFGIKYPLIQAGMIWCSGWELASAVSNAGGLGIIGSGSMYPDVLKEHIQKCQAHTDKPFAVNLPLLYPQIDDHISIIIEEGVKIVFTSAGNPAKWTSHLKAHNITVVHVVSNVKFAKKAVDAGVDAIVAEGFEAGGHNGREETTTMCLIPLIRKAVSIPLIAAGGIGSGASMLAAMALGADGVQIGSRFIASPESSAHQNFKDYILHAKEGDTQLMLKEITPVRLLKNEFYNQIVSAYDKGTTKEELRALLGRGRAKKGMFLGDLEEGELEVGQISATMDTIKPAGEIVQEIIEEFQLIKNKISKMVL; the protein is encoded by the coding sequence CACTTATTCAAGCGGGTATGATTTGGTGTAGTGGTTGGGAATTAGCTTCGGCAGTTAGTAATGCTGGAGGTCTAGGAATAATAGGTTCAGGTTCTATGTATCCAGATGTCTTGAAAGAGCATATCCAAAAATGCCAAGCACATACAGATAAGCCTTTTGCAGTAAATTTACCTTTGCTTTATCCACAAATAGATGACCATATTTCCATCATCATAGAAGAGGGGGTAAAGATAGTTTTCACATCAGCAGGAAATCCAGCTAAGTGGACTTCTCACTTGAAAGCACACAACATAACTGTTGTACACGTTGTAAGTAATGTCAAATTTGCTAAAAAAGCAGTTGATGCCGGTGTTGATGCCATTGTGGCTGAGGGTTTTGAAGCTGGTGGGCACAACGGTAGAGAGGAAACAACCACCATGTGTTTAATTCCTTTGATAAGAAAAGCCGTTTCTATACCATTAATCGCTGCTGGAGGTATCGGTAGTGGTGCGTCTATGTTGGCGGCTATGGCATTAGGAGCAGATGGCGTACAGATAGGTAGTCGTTTTATTGCTTCTCCAGAATCATCGGCTCATCAAAATTTTAAGGACTATATACTTCATGCCAAAGAGGGCGATACTCAGCTTATGTTGAAAGAAATTACTCCGGTTAGGCTGTTAAAAAATGAGTTTTACAATCAAATTGTTTCGGCTTACGATAAGGGAACAACAAAAGAAGAACTTCGAGCGTTATTGGGTAGAGGCAGAGCTAAAAAAGGTATGTTTTTAGGTGATTTGGAAGAAGGTGAGTTAGAAGTGGGACAAATATCAGCTACTATGGATACCATCAAACCTGCTGGGGAAATTGTTCAAGAAATAATAGAAGAATTTCAACTGATAAAAAATAAAATTTCTAAAATGGTGTTGTAG